A part of Lycium ferocissimum isolate CSIRO_LF1 unplaced genomic scaffold, AGI_CSIRO_Lferr_CH_V1 ctg2309, whole genome shotgun sequence genomic DNA contains:
- the LOC132043337 gene encoding probable catabolite repression protein creC isoform X2: protein MMNNNSNSMMSPSSASSNNTQSPGLKTYFKTPEGKYKLQYEKTYPAGLLHFSHGKTVTQVTLAHLKDKPVQAQPHSTSTFGVTSGVKSAAARFLGGGNGSKSLSFVGGNGGSKSVSGMGGRAGSFGVTSSNNSVSIPNFDGKGTYLIFNVGDTIFISDLNSRDKDPIKSIHFGNSNPVCHAFDPDAKEGHDLLIGLSSGDDVGKKLVGAQHYNKDGAVNNSRCTSIAWVPNSDGAFVVAHADGNFYVYDKSKDGSADPSFPVIKDQTHFSVAHARYNKNPVARWHICQGSINSIAFSTDGAYIATVGRDGYLRIFDYKNEQLICGGKSYYGALLCCAWSMDGKYVLAGGEDDLVQVWSMDERKVVAWGEGHNSWVSGVAFDSYWSAPNSDGTDENVVYRFGSVGQDTQLLLWDLEMDEIVVPMRRPHGGSPTFSTGSQSSHWDRACPVGTLQPAPSTRDIPKLSPLVTHRVHTEPLSGVMFTHESVLTICREGHIKVWVRPEFGETQTNNSESLLSPTLKEKPTISGKIVSSKLQAMT, encoded by the exons ATGATGAACAACAATAGTAATAGTATGATGTCTCCATCATCAGCATCGAGTAACAACACACAATCTCCAGGTTTAAAGACATATTTCAAAACCCCTGAAGGAAAATATAAACTTCAATATGAAAAGACTTATCCTGCTggtcttcttcatttttcacatGGCAAAACAGTTACTCag GTAACACTAGCTCATCTCAAAGATAAGCCCGTTCAGGCACAGCCTCACTCGACATCAACTTTTGGAGTCACCAGTGGTGTTAAGTCCGCAGCAGCGAGATTCTTAGGTGGTGGAAATGGTAGTAAGTCCCTTAGTTTTGTCGGGGGAAATGGTGGAAGCAAGTCTGTAAGTGGCATGGGTGGTAGAGCTGGATCATTTGGAGTGACAAGTTCGAATAACTCTGTCAGTATTCCCAATTTCGATGGCAAAGGGACTTATTTGATATTCAATGTTGGCGACACAATTTTTATTAGTGATTTGAATTCTCGAGATAAG GATCCTATAAAGTCAATACACTTTGGTAATTCAAATCCTGTTTGCCATGCATTTGATCCGGATGCAAAAGAAGGGCATGATTTGCTCATCGGGTTGAGTTCCGGAGATG ATGTTGGGAAGAAGCTTGTTGGGGCACAACATTACAACAAGGATGGTGCTGTTAACAACAG TCGATGTACTAGTATCGCTTGGGTGCCTAACAGTGATGGGGCTTTTGTTGTTGCTCATGCGGATGGAAATTTTTACGTCTATGATAAG AGCAAAGACGGATCTGCTGATCCCTCATTTCCAGTCATCAAAGATCAAACTCATTTTTCAGTTGCCCATGCACGTTATAATAAG AATCCTGTAGCTAGATGGCATATTTGCCAAGGGTCCATCAATAGCATTGCTTTCTCAACTGATGGGGCGTATATTGCAACTGTAGGGAGGGATG GTTATCTGCGTATATTTGACTACAAAAATGAACAGCTTATATGTGGTGGAAAAAGCTATTATGGTGCTCTGTTGTGTTGTGCTTGGAG CATGGACGGAAAGTACGTTTTAGCTGGTGGAGAAGATGACCTAGTTCAGGTTTGGAGCATGGACGAACGTAAAGTTGTTGCATGGGGTGAGGGGCATAACTCCTGG GTCAGTGGTGTGGCATTTGATTCATATTGGTCAGCACCAAATTCAGATGGCACAGATGAAAATGTTGTCTACCGTTTCGGTTCTGTTGGTCAG GACACACAATTGCTCTTATGGGAtctggaaatggatgaaattgtAGTACCAATGCGCCGTCCTCATGGTGGATCACCGACTTTCAGCACCGGGAGTCAATCATCTCATTGGGATAGGGCTTGCCCTGTTGGTACGCTGCAACCTGCTCCAAGCACACGAGATATTCCGAAGTTATCGCCACTGGTCACTCATCGTGTTCACACCGAACCACTCTCTGGCGTGATGTTTACTCATGAATCAGTCCTTACTATCTGCCGTGAGGGGCATATAAAGGTTTGGGTGAGACCGGAGTTTGGTGAAACCCAAACTAACAACTCGGAGTCGTTACTAAGTCCAACTTTGAAGGAGAAGCCAACAATATCAGGAAAGATTGTTAGTTCCAAGTTACAAGCAATGACCTAA
- the LOC132043337 gene encoding probable catabolite repression protein creC isoform X1 — MMNNNSNSMMSPSSASSNNTQSPGLKTYFKTPEGKYKLQYEKTYPAGLLHFSHGKTVTQVTLAHLKDKPVQAQPHSTSTFGVTSGVKSAAARFLGGGNGSKSLSFVGGNGGSKSVSGMGGRAGSFGVTSSNNSVSIPNFDGKGTYLIFNVGDTIFISDLNSRDKDPIKSIHFGNSNPVCHAFDPDAKEGHDLLIGLSSGDVYSVSLRHQMQDVGKKLVGAQHYNKDGAVNNSRCTSIAWVPNSDGAFVVAHADGNFYVYDKSKDGSADPSFPVIKDQTHFSVAHARYNKNPVARWHICQGSINSIAFSTDGAYIATVGRDGYLRIFDYKNEQLICGGKSYYGALLCCAWSMDGKYVLAGGEDDLVQVWSMDERKVVAWGEGHNSWVSGVAFDSYWSAPNSDGTDENVVYRFGSVGQDTQLLLWDLEMDEIVVPMRRPHGGSPTFSTGSQSSHWDRACPVGTLQPAPSTRDIPKLSPLVTHRVHTEPLSGVMFTHESVLTICREGHIKVWVRPEFGETQTNNSESLLSPTLKEKPTISGKIVSSKLQAMT, encoded by the exons ATGATGAACAACAATAGTAATAGTATGATGTCTCCATCATCAGCATCGAGTAACAACACACAATCTCCAGGTTTAAAGACATATTTCAAAACCCCTGAAGGAAAATATAAACTTCAATATGAAAAGACTTATCCTGCTggtcttcttcatttttcacatGGCAAAACAGTTACTCag GTAACACTAGCTCATCTCAAAGATAAGCCCGTTCAGGCACAGCCTCACTCGACATCAACTTTTGGAGTCACCAGTGGTGTTAAGTCCGCAGCAGCGAGATTCTTAGGTGGTGGAAATGGTAGTAAGTCCCTTAGTTTTGTCGGGGGAAATGGTGGAAGCAAGTCTGTAAGTGGCATGGGTGGTAGAGCTGGATCATTTGGAGTGACAAGTTCGAATAACTCTGTCAGTATTCCCAATTTCGATGGCAAAGGGACTTATTTGATATTCAATGTTGGCGACACAATTTTTATTAGTGATTTGAATTCTCGAGATAAG GATCCTATAAAGTCAATACACTTTGGTAATTCAAATCCTGTTTGCCATGCATTTGATCCGGATGCAAAAGAAGGGCATGATTTGCTCATCGGGTTGAGTTCCGGAGATG TTTATTCGGTGTCTCTACGTCATCAAATGCAAGATGTTGGGAAGAAGCTTGTTGGGGCACAACATTACAACAAGGATGGTGCTGTTAACAACAG TCGATGTACTAGTATCGCTTGGGTGCCTAACAGTGATGGGGCTTTTGTTGTTGCTCATGCGGATGGAAATTTTTACGTCTATGATAAG AGCAAAGACGGATCTGCTGATCCCTCATTTCCAGTCATCAAAGATCAAACTCATTTTTCAGTTGCCCATGCACGTTATAATAAG AATCCTGTAGCTAGATGGCATATTTGCCAAGGGTCCATCAATAGCATTGCTTTCTCAACTGATGGGGCGTATATTGCAACTGTAGGGAGGGATG GTTATCTGCGTATATTTGACTACAAAAATGAACAGCTTATATGTGGTGGAAAAAGCTATTATGGTGCTCTGTTGTGTTGTGCTTGGAG CATGGACGGAAAGTACGTTTTAGCTGGTGGAGAAGATGACCTAGTTCAGGTTTGGAGCATGGACGAACGTAAAGTTGTTGCATGGGGTGAGGGGCATAACTCCTGG GTCAGTGGTGTGGCATTTGATTCATATTGGTCAGCACCAAATTCAGATGGCACAGATGAAAATGTTGTCTACCGTTTCGGTTCTGTTGGTCAG GACACACAATTGCTCTTATGGGAtctggaaatggatgaaattgtAGTACCAATGCGCCGTCCTCATGGTGGATCACCGACTTTCAGCACCGGGAGTCAATCATCTCATTGGGATAGGGCTTGCCCTGTTGGTACGCTGCAACCTGCTCCAAGCACACGAGATATTCCGAAGTTATCGCCACTGGTCACTCATCGTGTTCACACCGAACCACTCTCTGGCGTGATGTTTACTCATGAATCAGTCCTTACTATCTGCCGTGAGGGGCATATAAAGGTTTGGGTGAGACCGGAGTTTGGTGAAACCCAAACTAACAACTCGGAGTCGTTACTAAGTCCAACTTTGAAGGAGAAGCCAACAATATCAGGAAAGATTGTTAGTTCCAAGTTACAAGCAATGACCTAA
- the LOC132043329 gene encoding probable E3 ubiquitin-protein ligase LOG2, with translation MGNTGSSGHVHGRRRYNTFRRTQPEIIGNTYVFTATSQYPYQPNYNTTPYYQYPSYYPPPPPVMPLPYDQPTDPTYANWGNGRYPCGPVVPQHAPYVEHQKAVTVRNDVNLKKESLRIEPDENNPGKYLVAFDFDATVPGSMTVIFFAKEGEDCCLTPTKKSLLPPITIKFQKGLSQKFRQSSGTGLDLSIFEEAELPKDVDADVYQVAVKAEAFQDSQSGSEDGNAVSVSTNSQITIAVFEKDKGEFRIRVVKQILWVNCMRYELQEIYGIGNSVDKDFDGNDNGKECVVCLSEPRDTTVLPCRHMCMCSGCAKVLRFQTNRCPICRQPVERFLEIKVSEAAED, from the exons atgggtAATACCGGAAGCAGTGGTCATGTGCATGGACGGAGAAGATATAACACCTTCCGTAGGACCCAACCGGAGATCATCGGTAACACCTACGTTTTCACCGCCACGTCACAATATCCTTATCAGCCAAATTATAATACGACACCGTATTATCAGTACCCCAGTTATTATCCACCGCCGCCACCGGTAATGCCGTTGCCGTACGACCAACCGACGGACCCCACTTATGCAAATTGGGGTAATGGGAGGTATCCATGTGGACCTGTGGTACCTCAGCATGCACCGTATGTAGAGCATCAAAAAGCAGTGACAGTACGTAATGATGTTAATTTGAAGAAGGAGAGTTTAAGGATAGAACCTGATGAGAATAACCCTGGAAAGTACCTGGTCGCTTTCGATTTCGATGCCACTGTACCTGGAAG CATGACAGTCATTTTCTTTGCAAAAGAAGGTGAAGATTGTTGCCTGACTCCTACAAAGAAAAGTTTACTTCCACCAATAaccattaaatttcaaaaagGCTTATCTCAGAAATTTAGACAATCGTCTGGAACTGGCCTTGATCTTTCCATTTTTGAAGAGGCAGAATTGCCAAAAGACGTTGATGCAGATGTATATCAGGTTGCGGTAAAGGCGGAGGCATTCCAAGACTCGCAAAGCGGATCAGAGGATGGAAATGCGGTGTCTGTGTCCACAAATTCCCAGATTACTATAGCAGTTTTCGAAAAGGACAAAGGCGAATTCAGAATTAGGGTGGTGAAGCAAATCCTGTGGGTCAATTGCATGAGGTATGAATTGCAAGAGATTTATGGCATTGGAAATTCAGTTGATAAGGACTTTGATGGAAATGATAACGGGAAAGAGTGTGTTGTATGCCTTTCTGAACCTCGGGACACAACTGTACTTCCATGTCGACACATG TGCATGTGCAGCGGATGTGCAAAAGTTTTGAGGTTCCAGACAAACCGGTGTCCTATTTGCCGTCAGCCAGTTGAGCGATTCTTGGAAATTAAGGTCAGTGAAGCTGCTGAAGATTAA
- the LOC132043319 gene encoding proteinase inhibitor I-B isoform X2: MEKLTLVVAFLLLASLFQPLTAQDLEIDVFQLDVSQSGCPGVTKDKWPELLGVPAKLARETIQKENPRLTNIPNVLNGSPVTEDFRCDRVRLFVNVLDFVVQTPVVT; encoded by the exons ATGGAGAAGTTAACTCTCGTGGTTGCTTTTTTGCTTCTTGCATCAC TCTTTCAGCCTCTCACTGCTCAAGATTTGGAAATTGATGTCTTTCAACTTGATGTGTCTCAGTCTGGTTGCCCAG GAGTGACAAAGGACAAATGGCCAGAACTTCTTGGGGTACCAGCTAAACTTGCTAGGGAAACAATCCAAAAGGAAAATCCAAGATTAACTAATATTCCAAACGTGTTGAATGGTTCTCCAGTGACAGAAGATTTTAGATGTGATCGAGTTCGTCTTTTTGTTAATGTGTTGGACTTTGTCGTACAAACTCCCGTAGTAacttga
- the LOC132043319 gene encoding trypsin inhibitor 1 isoform X3, with the protein MEKLTLVFAFLLLSSIFIQPLTAQSSCPGVKKDAWPELLGVPAKLARGIIQKENRRLTNVPNVLNGSPVTKDLRCNRVRLFVNVLGVVVQIPRVG; encoded by the exons ATGGAGAAGTTAACTCTCGTGTTTGCTTTTTTGCTTCTTTCATCAA TCTTTATTCAACCTCTCACGGCTCAGTCGAGTTGCCCAG GGGTGAAGAAAGATGCATGGCCAGAACTTCTTGGAGTACCAGCAAAGTTGGCTAGGGGAATAATTCAGAAAGAAAATCGAAGACTAACCAATGTTCCAAATGTACTGAATGGTTCTCCTGTGACAAAAGATTTAAGATGTAACCGAGTTCGTCTTTTTGTGAATGTGTTGGGCGTTGTTGTACAAATTCCTAGGGTTGGTTAA